A single genomic interval of Lynx canadensis isolate LIC74 chromosome A2, mLynCan4.pri.v2, whole genome shotgun sequence harbors:
- the TUSC2 gene encoding tumor suppressor candidate 2: protein MGASGSKARGLWPFASGAGGGGPESAVAEQALVRSRGRVVPPFVFTRRGSMFYDEDGDLAHEFYEETIVTKNGQKRAKLRRVHKNLIPQGIVKLDPPRIHVDFPVILYEV from the exons ATGGGCGCCAGTGGCTCCAAAGCTCGGGGCCTGTGGCCCTTCgcctcgggggcggggggcggcggccCGGAGTCAGCAGTCGCTGAGCAAGCTTTGGTGCGGTCGCGAGGCCGAGTCGTGCCCCCCTTCGTATTCACGCGCCGCGG cTCCATGTTCTATGATGAGGATGGGGATCTGGCTCACGAGTTCTACGAGGAGACAATCGTCACTAAGAATGGGCAGAAGCGGGCCAAGCTGAGGCGGGTCCATAAGAACCTGATTCCTCAG GGCATCGTGAAGCTGGATCCTCCCCGCATCCACGTGGATTTTCCTGTGATCCTCTATGAGGTGTGA